In Arthrobacter citreus, a single genomic region encodes these proteins:
- the spoIID gene encoding stage II sporulation protein D, whose protein sequence is MKSFKTLVTAGLTTCSVVIIIPTLLVLPFHSHTDGRLVDQLQKKANQVAAANKDDNLSISVFRTKTQKIEKLPIEEYVLGVVASEMPAKFEPEALKAQSLSARTFIIKRLKEGKPLEEGGIVDDTVQFQVFQDRDDLKKRFGSNYEVNIAKIEKAVKATEGQILTYDGQPITASFFSSSNGYTENSEEYWSSSVPYLKSVPSPWDSIAPDYISTVAFSISDFENKLNVKINKSDIGKVTSRTQSKRVAKVMFGNKTLTGKEIREKLNLRSTDFTWERKGDEIIITTKGFGHGVGMSQYGANELAKQGKTYDEIVKYYYKGIAIQKLSKNDYEALGKL, encoded by the coding sequence ATGAAGTCATTTAAAACATTGGTCACTGCAGGATTAACTACTTGCTCAGTCGTTATTATTATCCCAACATTACTTGTTCTACCATTTCATAGCCATACAGACGGTAGGTTGGTTGATCAGCTACAGAAAAAAGCAAATCAAGTTGCAGCAGCGAACAAAGATGATAATTTAAGTATCTCTGTTTTTAGAACGAAAACACAAAAAATTGAAAAATTACCAATCGAGGAATATGTTTTAGGTGTTGTGGCTTCAGAAATGCCTGCAAAATTTGAACCAGAAGCATTAAAAGCACAAAGTTTAAGTGCAAGAACATTTATTATCAAGAGATTAAAAGAAGGTAAGCCACTTGAAGAAGGTGGGATAGTAGATGATACTGTTCAATTCCAAGTCTTTCAGGACCGTGATGATTTAAAGAAAAGATTTGGATCTAATTACGAAGTAAACATAGCAAAAATAGAAAAAGCCGTAAAAGCCACCGAAGGACAAATATTAACATACGATGGACAACCTATTACAGCATCATTCTTCTCTTCAAGTAATGGCTACACAGAAAACTCAGAAGAATATTGGAGCAGTAGTGTACCATACTTAAAAAGCGTACCAAGTCCATGGGATTCTATTGCACCTGACTATATTTCTACAGTAGCATTCTCCATAAGCGACTTCGAAAATAAACTTAATGTTAAAATTAATAAGTCTGACATAGGGAAAGTAACATCACGAACACAAAGTAAACGTGTGGCAAAAGTAATGTTTGGAAATAAAACGCTAACTGGTAAAGAAATCCGAGAAAAGCTGAACCTACGTTCAACAGACTTTACATGGGAGCGTAAGGGCGACGAAATCATCATCACAACAAAAGGCTTTGGACACGGAGTTGGCATGAGTCAATACGGAGCAAATGAACTCGCAAAACAAGGTAAAACATATGATGAGATTGTTAAGTACTATTACAAGGGAATAGCTATTCAGAAGCTGAGTAAGAACGATTACGAAGCATTAGGGAAGCTTTGA
- a CDS encoding M23 family metallopeptidase, whose translation MREEQNKKTSQKVVKMLRKRWVVPAIYLVSAAVILTGALWYQYSNAPTPTKTGTTVDTREPDAIPTSQPEEKLTYPVAKDKEVQVKSHYYDDSASKDEQQASLIQMDSNTFTINTGMDLVAKDGKEFDVTAALSGTVTKAQKDAQLGYVVVVESGNGLVSYYQSLNSVSVEPGTTVSQGQVLGTAGTAIIGKESGIHVHYELRKDGVAINPEKYQGQEVSSIISSEGTKSEAKDSSTMNTSGNVSDDTQDDSSNTDSDPTDNSR comes from the coding sequence ATGAGAGAGGAACAAAACAAAAAAACTTCTCAAAAGGTTGTTAAGATGTTAAGAAAGCGTTGGGTAGTACCAGCAATTTATTTAGTAAGTGCAGCAGTAATTTTAACGGGTGCGTTATGGTACCAATACAGTAATGCTCCAACTCCAACAAAAACTGGAACTACTGTTGATACAAGAGAGCCAGATGCAATTCCAACTTCACAGCCAGAGGAAAAATTAACTTACCCAGTTGCGAAGGATAAAGAAGTTCAAGTTAAAAGTCACTACTATGATGACTCAGCGTCAAAAGATGAGCAACAAGCATCTTTAATTCAAATGGATAGTAATACATTTACGATCAATACTGGTATGGATTTAGTTGCAAAAGATGGAAAAGAATTTGATGTAACTGCAGCTCTTAGCGGAACTGTAACAAAAGCTCAAAAAGATGCTCAGCTAGGTTATGTAGTAGTAGTAGAAAGTGGTAATGGATTAGTTTCATATTACCAAAGTTTAAATTCTGTTAGTGTTGAACCAGGAACTACAGTTTCACAAGGTCAAGTACTTGGAACTGCTGGTACTGCTATAATCGGTAAAGAAAGTGGCATTCATGTTCATTATGAATTACGTAAAGATGGTGTAGCAATTAATCCAGAGAAATACCAAGGACAAGAAGTATCTTCAATCATTAGTTCTGAAGGGACTAAAAGTGAAGCTAAAGATTCTAGTACAATGAATACTTCTGGTAATGTATCAGATGATACTCAAGACGATTCATCTAATACAGATTCAGACCCAACTGATAATTCACGATAA
- the murA gene encoding UDP-N-acetylglucosamine 1-carboxyvinyltransferase — translation MDKIIVRGGKQLQGTVRVEGAKNAVLPVLAAALLASEGKNIIHDVPTLSDVYTINEVLRNLNTEVEFENNTVTVDASKDLFVEAPFEYVRKMRASILVMGPLLARNGHARVALPGGCAIGSRPIEQHLKGFEAMGAQITVGNGFVEAKSNGRLKGAKIYLDFPSVGATENIMSAAALADGTTILENAAKEPEIVDLANFINSMGGKVRGAGTGTIRIEGVPTLFGTTHHIIPDRIEAGTFMVAAAITNGNVLIENAVPEHLSSVVAKMREMGVTIIEEEEGLRVIGTDNLKPVDIKTMPHPGFPTDMQSQMMALLLKATGTGMITETVFENRFMHVEEFRRMNANIKIEGRSTIIHGPNDLQGAEVAATDLRAAASLILAGLVVDGYTRVTELKHLDRGYVNFHEKLAALGADIERVNEPSTAVEEETLKDLQA, via the coding sequence CGCTACTAGCTAGTGAAGGAAAAAATATAATTCATGACGTACCAACTCTATCTGACGTTTATACGATTAACGAAGTTCTTCGTAATTTAAATACCGAGGTTGAGTTCGAAAATAATACAGTAACAGTTGACGCTTCAAAAGATTTATTTGTTGAAGCACCATTTGAATATGTTCGCAAAATGCGAGCATCAATTCTTGTAATGGGACCACTTTTAGCTAGAAATGGTCATGCGCGTGTTGCTTTACCAGGTGGATGTGCAATTGGATCTAGACCAATTGAACAACACTTAAAGGGCTTTGAAGCAATGGGAGCTCAAATTACGGTTGGTAATGGTTTTGTAGAGGCAAAATCAAACGGTCGTTTAAAAGGGGCAAAAATCTATTTAGATTTCCCAAGTGTGGGTGCAACAGAAAACATCATGTCTGCAGCAGCGCTTGCTGATGGAACGACAATTCTTGAAAATGCTGCAAAGGAACCTGAAATTGTTGACTTAGCAAACTTCATTAATTCAATGGGTGGTAAAGTTCGTGGTGCTGGAACAGGCACTATTCGAATTGAAGGTGTGCCAACACTATTTGGTACAACTCATCACATTATTCCAGACCGAATCGAAGCAGGAACTTTTATGGTAGCTGCGGCGATTACGAATGGAAATGTATTAATTGAAAATGCTGTTCCTGAACATTTAAGCTCAGTTGTAGCTAAAATGCGTGAGATGGGTGTAACGATTATCGAAGAAGAAGAAGGTCTTCGTGTAATTGGTACTGACAATTTAAAACCTGTAGACATCAAAACGATGCCTCATCCAGGCTTTCCAACAGATATGCAATCACAAATGATGGCACTTCTATTAAAAGCTACTGGAACAGGCATGATTACTGAAACAGTATTCGAAAATCGTTTCATGCACGTTGAAGAATTCCGTCGCATGAATGCAAATATTAAAATTGAAGGTCGCTCAACGATTATTCATGGACCAAATGATCTACAAGGCGCAGAAGTAGCTGCTACCGATTTACGTGCTGCTGCATCTCTAATCCTTGCTGGTCTTGTTGTAGATGGATATACTCGCGTTACTGAATTAAAACATTTAGATCGTGGATATGTTAATTTCCATGAAAAGCTTGCTGCACTTGGAGCGGACATTGAACGTGTAAACGAACCAAGCACAGCGGTAGAGGAAGAAACACTTAAAGACTTACAAGCGTAA
- a CDS encoding UDP-glucose/GDP-mannose dehydrogenase family protein, translated as MARIVVAGTGYVGLSTGVSFATIGYNVTCVDIDYEKINLLQKGICPIFEPGLQEALVENISLKRIKFTTNYQLAYSQADIIFIAVGTPELPDGTANLSYLKVVAKDIAMNAKRNLTVVIKSTVPVGTNEIVMEIMNEKALQHLNIDVISNPEFLREGSALHDLFNGDRIIIGSESQAATELVQELYKPFNLPIYVTDVRSAEMIKYASNAFLATKISFINEIAMVCENLDANVEHVAKGIGLDHRIGSKFLNAGIGYGGSCFPKDTTALVKEAELVGVDLKLLKSVITINNQQKLKLFEVAKSTLGDLTNKEISLLGVSFKPNTNDIRHAPSITLINQFLKENTKITVYDPCALPELRKLFGNSISYSTNIEHAILDKDAALILTEWEEILQFDLRLYEEFMKVPLIIDGRNCFELDKIKNTNIHYYSIGRKAVNPLLKLIGKF; from the coding sequence ATGGCGCGCATTGTTGTTGCTGGTACGGGATATGTTGGCCTTTCTACAGGAGTTTCATTTGCTACAATTGGTTACAATGTAACATGTGTTGATATTGACTATGAAAAAATTAATTTGCTTCAAAAAGGAATTTGTCCAATTTTTGAACCAGGCTTGCAAGAAGCATTAGTAGAAAATATATCTCTTAAGAGGATTAAATTTACGACAAATTATCAATTAGCATATAGTCAGGCAGATATCATATTTATTGCAGTAGGGACGCCAGAGCTTCCAGATGGAACAGCGAATTTGAGTTATTTAAAAGTGGTTGCAAAGGATATTGCAATGAATGCTAAAAGAAATCTTACAGTTGTCATTAAAAGCACGGTACCTGTTGGAACGAACGAGATTGTTATGGAAATCATGAACGAAAAGGCACTACAGCATTTAAACATTGACGTCATCTCAAATCCAGAGTTTTTAAGGGAAGGGTCTGCTTTACACGACCTATTTAATGGAGATCGAATTATCATTGGTTCAGAGAGTCAAGCCGCGACAGAATTGGTTCAGGAATTATATAAACCATTTAACCTCCCTATTTATGTAACAGATGTAAGAAGTGCAGAAATGATTAAGTATGCTTCGAATGCTTTTTTAGCTACTAAAATCAGTTTCATTAATGAGATTGCTATGGTTTGTGAGAATTTAGATGCTAATGTTGAGCATGTTGCAAAGGGGATTGGGTTAGATCATAGGATTGGGTCAAAGTTTTTAAATGCGGGAATTGGGTATGGCGGATCTTGCTTTCCAAAGGATACGACTGCCTTAGTGAAAGAGGCTGAGTTAGTTGGTGTAGACTTAAAGTTGTTAAAATCAGTCATTACCATAAATAACCAACAGAAGCTTAAATTATTTGAAGTAGCAAAATCTACTTTAGGTGATTTGACTAATAAAGAAATTTCATTGCTTGGAGTTAGCTTTAAACCAAATACGAATGATATACGACATGCCCCATCGATTACGTTAATTAATCAGTTCTTGAAAGAAAATACTAAAATTACAGTATATGATCCATGTGCTTTACCAGAGTTAAGAAAGCTTTTCGGTAACTCCATAAGCTATTCAACAAATATTGAACATGCCATTCTTGATAAAGATGCTGCATTAATTTTGACGGAGTGGGAAGAAATCTTACAATTCGATCTCCGACTATATGAGGAATTTATGAAAGTACCGCTAATAATTGATGGACGTAATTGCTTTGAACTAGATAAAATTAAAAACACGAATATTCACTATTACTCAATCGGTCGAAAGGCTGTAAATCCTTTGTTGAAGCTTATAGGAAAATTTTAA
- a CDS encoding peptide ABC transporter substrate-binding protein, with the protein MKFTKKSFASITLLLTLALAGCGQQSNQTASKSDDHTLHLMDTSDIVSLDSSLALDGPSLNALNSVMEGLYMPNEKGEYVPAAASSYKVSADGKVYTFTLRDAKYSNGDPVTAQDFVFAMKRAVDPNTKAQFAYDLYDIENAKEINQGKLPVDKLGVTAINKKTLQIKLDRPIPYFIQLTSLPMYFPLNEKFVKEQGSKYGLEANTTLYNGPYVVSKWNHEVGFTMTKNPQYYDKKNVHADKIDVKIMKETSTAVNLYETGELDQAIIDSSVIDRYKGNKELNKLAMPIVSYISFNQKNPLLANQKMRKAIANGFNKEDISTTLLNDGSIPTDRIIPKGLVKSSKGVDFVSTTSHPSTANSEKAKSLFKEALKESGKSKASISLLVSDSNTSRKIGEYLKAQLETNLKGLTVNITVLPAQQKFELRQQGNYDLSLDTWGADYPDPTTYLELFTSKSALNVLNYKNKQYDEFLQKANTVSLQNETERTQLLHKAEDTLLNDAAIAPVYQAGYVYLQKPNVTNIKVRPFVGYFYYKYANKQG; encoded by the coding sequence ATGAAATTTACTAAGAAAAGCTTCGCATCAATTACTTTATTACTGACATTGGCACTTGCAGGCTGTGGACAACAGTCTAATCAGACAGCCAGCAAATCTGATGATCATACACTACACTTAATGGATACTTCAGATATCGTTAGCCTTGATAGTTCATTAGCCTTAGACGGTCCATCGTTAAATGCACTTAATAGTGTTATGGAAGGCCTTTACATGCCAAATGAAAAAGGAGAATATGTTCCAGCAGCAGCTTCGTCTTATAAGGTTAGTGCGGATGGAAAAGTTTATACTTTCACTTTAAGAGATGCTAAATATTCGAATGGTGATCCTGTAACTGCACAAGATTTTGTTTTTGCAATGAAGCGTGCAGTTGACCCAAATACAAAAGCTCAATTTGCATACGATTTATATGATATTGAAAATGCAAAAGAAATTAACCAAGGAAAACTGCCTGTGGATAAACTTGGGGTAACTGCAATAAATAAAAAAACATTACAAATTAAACTAGATCGCCCTATTCCTTATTTCATTCAATTAACTAGTTTACCAATGTACTTCCCACTTAATGAAAAATTCGTTAAAGAACAAGGTAGTAAATATGGTCTAGAAGCAAATACTACTTTATATAATGGCCCTTACGTTGTAAGTAAATGGAATCATGAAGTTGGATTTACAATGACTAAAAACCCACAATACTATGATAAAAAGAACGTACATGCGGATAAAATTGATGTTAAGATTATGAAAGAAACTTCGACAGCTGTTAATCTATATGAAACTGGCGAACTCGATCAAGCAATTATTGATTCTAGCGTAATCGATCGTTATAAAGGTAATAAAGAGTTAAATAAACTAGCAATGCCAATCGTGTCTTATATTAGCTTTAATCAGAAGAATCCATTACTAGCAAATCAAAAAATGCGTAAAGCTATTGCTAACGGCTTTAATAAAGAGGATATTAGTACAACACTATTAAATGATGGTTCAATCCCTACAGACCGAATCATCCCTAAAGGTTTAGTAAAAAGCTCAAAAGGTGTAGATTTCGTTAGCACAACATCTCACCCATCTACAGCTAATTCAGAAAAAGCAAAGTCACTTTTTAAAGAGGCATTAAAAGAGAGTGGTAAATCAAAAGCTAGTATTTCATTACTAGTTAGCGATAGTAATACTTCACGCAAAATCGGTGAATACCTTAAAGCACAATTAGAAACAAACTTAAAAGGTTTAACAGTTAATATTACAGTTTTACCTGCACAACAAAAATTTGAATTACGCCAACAAGGAAACTATGATCTATCATTAGATACATGGGGTGCTGACTATCCAGATCCTACAACTTATTTAGAGTTATTCACATCTAAATCAGCTTTAAATGTATTAAACTATAAAAATAAACAATATGATGAATTCTTACAGAAAGCTAACACAGTAAGTCTACAAAACGAAACTGAAAGAACCCAGCTTCTTCATAAAGCAGAAGACACTTTACTAAATGACGCTGCTATTGCTCCTGTCTATCAAGCAGGATATGTATACTTGCAAAAGCCTAACGTAACAAATATAAAAGTTCGTCCATTTGTAGGCTATTTTTATTATAAGTATGCAAACAAGCAAGGTTAA
- a CDS encoding rod shape-determining protein, which produces MFSKDIGIDLGTANVLIHVKGKGIVLNEPSVVAIERSSGKVLAVGEEASRMVGRTPGNIVAIRPLKDGVIADFDITEAMLRHFINKLDVKGFMSKPRILICCPTNITSVEQKAIREAAEKSGGKQVYLEEEPKVAAIGAGMDIFQPSGNMVIDIGGGTTDVAVLSMGDIVTASSIKMAGDKFDMEILNYIKREYKLLIGERTAEQIKIEVGTVFPGARNESIDIRGRDMVTGLPRTITVQSDEVQRALSEPVYLIVQAAKTVLERTPPELSADIIDRGVILTGGGALLHGIDTLLAEELRVPVFIAEDPMQCVAVGTGIMLENIDKVPSRYLK; this is translated from the coding sequence ATGTTTTCTAAGGATATCGGAATAGATCTTGGTACAGCCAATGTCTTAATACATGTAAAAGGTAAAGGAATCGTTTTAAACGAGCCTTCTGTAGTTGCAATAGAGCGTAGTAGCGGTAAAGTTTTAGCAGTAGGTGAAGAAGCAAGCCGTATGGTAGGTCGTACACCTGGTAATATCGTTGCAATTCGACCATTAAAAGATGGGGTAATTGCTGACTTTGATATTACTGAAGCAATGCTACGTCATTTTATAAATAAATTAGATGTAAAAGGTTTTATGTCAAAACCGCGTATTTTGATTTGTTGTCCAACAAACATCACATCTGTTGAACAAAAAGCAATTCGTGAAGCTGCTGAAAAGAGCGGCGGTAAACAAGTTTATCTTGAAGAAGAGCCAAAGGTTGCTGCAATCGGAGCTGGAATGGATATATTCCAACCAAGTGGTAACATGGTAATTGATATTGGCGGTGGGACAACCGATGTCGCTGTCTTATCGATGGGAGATATCGTCACCGCCTCTTCAATTAAAATGGCAGGGGACAAGTTTGATATGGAGATTTTAAACTATATCAAGCGTGAATACAAACTGCTTATTGGAGAACGTACTGCAGAGCAAATTAAAATTGAAGTAGGTACTGTTTTCCCTGGTGCTAGAAATGAATCAATCGATATCCGTGGTCGTGATATGGTAACTGGTTTACCTCGTACAATTACTGTACAATCTGATGAAGTTCAAAGAGCATTAAGTGAACCAGTTTACTTAATTGTACAAGCTGCAAAAACAGTACTAGAACGTACACCACCTGAATTATCAGCTGATATTATTGATCGTGGAGTTATTCTAACTGGAGGCGGAGCGTTACTTCATGGAATAGATACTTTACTTGCTGAAGAATTAAGAGTTCCTGTTTTCATTGCAGAAGATCCAATGCAATGTGTTGCAGTTGGTACTGGTATTATGTTAGAAAACATTGATAAGGTTCCGAGCCGTTACTTAAAATAA
- the spoIIID gene encoding sporulation transcriptional regulator SpoIIID, whose protein sequence is MHDYIKERTIKIGKYIVETKKTVRVIAKEFGVSKSTVHKDLTERLPEINPDLANEVKEILDYHKSIRHLRGGEATKQKYQKEDVEKVTK, encoded by the coding sequence GTGCACGATTACATCAAAGAGAGAACGATCAAGATTGGGAAATATATCGTGGAGACGAAGAAAACAGTACGCGTAATAGCTAAAGAGTTTGGAGTATCAAAAAGTACAGTACACAAAGATTTAACAGAACGCCTTCCGGAAATAAATCCGGATTTGGCAAATGAAGTTAAAGAAATATTGGACTATCACAAATCAATTCGTCACTTACGCGGTGGTGAGGCTACAAAGCAAAAGTATCAAAAAGAAGACGTTGAAAAAGTAACGAAATAA